One genomic window of Microbacterium testaceum StLB037 includes the following:
- a CDS encoding endonuclease domain-containing protein, with protein sequence MSVDTIAAAVRSGAVLRIRRRWIALPDADAFLLAAARGGVVLACSTAATRHGLWVLDQHDVHVAAPAHAGRISVAEGTRAHRSQPLLPRHPEDLVDGVINVLGLVSGCLPPEQALAIWDSALNKRLVTLDEMRRYPLTGRARQIAEQATPLADSGLETFLLVRLRWLRERLCAQAWILGRRVDLLIGDRLVVQVDGGHHVGAQREADIRHDALLALNGYHVIRVGYHQVVNDWPSGQLMITQAVAQGLHRIR encoded by the coding sequence GTGTCCGTCGACACGATCGCGGCGGCCGTGCGCAGCGGTGCCGTGCTGCGCATTCGCCGCCGGTGGATCGCTCTCCCCGACGCCGATGCGTTCCTCCTCGCCGCCGCTCGCGGCGGGGTGGTGCTCGCGTGCTCCACCGCAGCGACCCGGCACGGGTTGTGGGTGCTCGATCAGCACGACGTGCACGTCGCGGCACCCGCCCACGCGGGGCGAATCTCCGTGGCGGAAGGTACGCGCGCGCACCGCTCGCAGCCTCTTCTCCCGCGGCATCCGGAGGACCTGGTTGATGGCGTGATCAATGTGCTCGGTCTGGTGAGCGGGTGCCTCCCACCGGAACAGGCGCTCGCGATCTGGGATTCGGCGCTCAACAAACGACTCGTCACGCTGGACGAAATGCGTCGGTATCCGCTCACGGGCCGGGCGCGGCAGATCGCGGAGCAGGCGACGCCACTCGCGGACTCCGGCCTGGAGACGTTCCTTCTCGTTCGCCTGAGGTGGCTTCGCGAGCGGCTTTGCGCGCAGGCGTGGATTCTCGGACGTCGTGTCGATCTCCTCATAGGAGACAGACTCGTGGTTCAGGTCGACGGCGGGCATCATGTCGGCGCGCAGCGCGAGGCCGACATCCGACACGATGCTCTCCTGGCTTTGAACGGCTATCACGTCATCCGCGTCGGGTATCACCAGGTCGTCAACGACTGGCCTTCTGGGCAGCTC